DNA sequence from the Manis javanica isolate MJ-LG chromosome 15, MJ_LKY, whole genome shotgun sequence genome:
GCAGACATCAGTTTCATGGGGGGTGGAGGACGATACGTGAATAAGCCATGTGTTTTAGAAAAGTGTTGACAGAAGCTACCCAGGGAACACTGGACTCCAGCGTCCAATCCTGCTGTCTTACTGACTTTGCTTCATCAATGCTGATTAGTGCCTGTTACTATAAACATGTCCCACTCCTGTCGGTATCCATAACTTTATTCATGATGTTCTCTCTCTGTGGAATGTCTTGTCTCTGCTTTTTTGCATACCACAAATACATCTGGTCCAAAAACTAGCTCAGATGCCAAACGATCCACAAAACTTTCCTTAGTCTCCTCCTCTTAGTATCTCTCATTTGAATTCCCATGATACTTTAGTCATGTTTCTTCAGTCATTATAATCATATCCTTGTTTGTATCGGAGTTTATTATCAAAGTCTCATCTTTCTTATGACCACGGTCCACCTCTTAAGAATAGCAGCTgtgattttatgtatataaaccTAAAAAGTACCTTCAAAAGACAGGTATTCACTGAATGTTCCCAAGCTAAAATAACAGGGAATAAGTTGTATACCAAATCAGTTGTAAAATAGAACGAGTGAATTAACTATGTAAATTGATCCCACATACTtgtaaactacaaataaattactgTAAAGACTAAGGACAGTAGAGAGGGGAGCTACCAGTGAAAGAACGGGCACCCCAGGCGTGAAGGGGTTAAGCAGATCCATCCACAAGGGGAAAGAAACTGCTTCCTTTGCCTTCATTAAAGACTAATTTTAGGTCTTCTGGTAATTAAACGAACACATTGTTTATGCTCCATACACATTCTGCCCTGAGTCTCGGAAAACGCATGAAATTTCCAAGAATTAAATTTTCCATTAACACAAGTGCCAGATCAGAAGGCTTGACCCGTGGGAGAGGGCTCGTTTGTCTTTGCTGGCTCATTTTCAAAAAGCTATAGAAAGATATTTACTGTAAAACCTTTCTTGTGCGCGACTGCTCTGTTTTATCACTCAAACCATCGAGACAAGATGGAAAAGCTTCAACATTTCAGTAAGTAACCCATTACCGCAGAATGATCTTTTGAGTTTCTAAAAGTGTTGACAGTGGTTCCTGTTTGGGTTAAAATTTCTCTTTGGAAGAGACTTcgagttattattattttttcccccctctacttatttctttctttctttctttcttttttttttttttttttgctccttattgtgtgtgtgttcgtgtgtgtAATTCCCTGAGAACTAGCTTTGGCTGGTGAAGAAATAGTTCACCATAGTGCGCTGCGGGACATCTTCCACCTGCTACCATCTCCACTAGACGGAAATGTgattaaaatatgtatgtgtgaacACGGCTTGAATGCTTCAGAAGACCATTGTCTGATCGCTACGCCTGGTTTTAATCCATCTGAAATAGCCCGGTTATCTACtcaggttataaaacaataaataaataaatgcccttCGTTGTCAGTGAACTTGAACTCAGCCAGTTCTGCCCCCTGAGCAGGGAGCCTTTTAAAGACGCCGGCGTCAGGCTGGCGGCGGGGGTCGCAGCTCCCGGCGAAGCGCGGGCTCCGCAGGGCCCGCCCTCCCCTCGGCGCCCCTCCCCTCCGGCCGGCCCCCTACCTCCCCGGGAGGCGGCTCCCTGCGCCCCCTCCTGCCTCCACCCGGGCCACTCCTGCGGCTCTTCCAGGTCTGGCGCGCGTCAAAGCCGGAACTGGGAGGCTGATTTGTGGAGCGTGGCCCCCAGGCTCCtctgccccccagcccctcctccgcCCGCTGCCGGggcctggggagcagagctgagcagggggaggggaagatCTACCTCCAtcccccttcctccagccctcCCCGCGTTTCAGATTCAATTGcaccttttattattttaactctgCTCCCTAGGACACGCGGCCCGGGGATCTGTCCCTCCAGCCTTCGCGATCTCTGCTCCCGCGAGCCGGGATGGGAGAGCGAGGGACCTGCCCGCCGTCGGCCGGCGTGTACGGGGAGGTGCGGCCGCCGCGCCCGCTGCCCGGAGTCTGTAAGTTTCAACCCTCCTcccgggaagggagggggaggctgTTCGCGACCCCGCAAAggatttaaaatgcaaaaactcAGGCAGAGCTTTACAGGATCGGATGAACTTTTCGGGGCACACTCTGCGCTCTATGGGTAGCCCGCAGGCTGTTTATTGTCCGAGTTTTAATTGCAGCTTGTATGTTTGATCCCTTCGTTGTAAAGAAGTTTTCAATTTACAATATAAGGGGTTCTAATgggaaaattttacttttaaaaaagaatgcaaCTCAtacttccttcaaatttaaaatacttcatataGTTTTCAAGTTACTTAGCACAGCTCCTACTATGTTGTCAGATTACACTAAACATACTGAGCAAGGGGACACAGCCTTTTCTTTGCCTGCTCCTAAAAATAACGGAGGAACAAGTTCccctatttaattttaatattgctAGCTAGATTGTCTAAGTCAATGCACGTGATACCCAGCTGGCCTTAATTTTCATCATAGACGCCGCGTGCTAGTCATTTTGCACTGAACTGCAGACGCGGTAGTTCTCAGGGAACTGTCACTGAGCCTGCAGTTTGCAGGAGGGCTCCAGGTTTTTTTCTAACGAACCAATGTGTTCAAAATGACTACGAAAATTCAGACAGTTCTGATAACGACCAAACAATTTATCTGGTATCCCAGCACTCAAGCACAAGCTAGATTAGTGTGTAGATTAATAAAATCATACCTTTATCTTTGCATGTCACCTCGAGCGTACAGAGAGACCCCTGAATGCAAGGGCTGAAGAGGTGAGGGAATGGAGTGTTGATGGGTGAGAGTTTTAAATCATCGTTTCCCTCGTGCAGGAGGACTGGTGTCgagggaaggagaggcaggtCAGAGTCAGGTGGATAGGCTGGCTATGGTGGCAAGACGATGCTGGCCAGAAAGAGCATCATCCCGGAGGAGTATGTGCTGGCGCGCATCGCGGCGGAGAACCTGCGCAAGCCGCGCATCCGAGACCGCCTCCCTAAAGCCCGCTTCATCGCCAAGAGCGGGGCCTGCAACCTGGCGCACAAGAACATCCGCGAGCAGGGACGATTCCTGCAGGACACCTTCACCACCTTGGTGGACCTGAAGTGGCGCCACACGCTGGTCATTTTTACCATGTCGTTTCTCTGCAGCTGGCTGCTCTTCGCCATCATGTGGTGGCTGGTGGCCTTTGCCCATGGGGACATCTATGCTTACATGGAGAAAAGTGGAATGGAGAAAAGTGGTTTGGAGTCCACTGTGTGTGTGACTAATGTCAGGTAAGAATGCAGTGGGTAAGAAAAcagcatagaaaaaaatattaaatttccctttctctcttatCACTCAGTTGTTTTTactgaaggtgaaataaaaagtTTGCTATAATACgttcagaaacaaaaaaagtaaaagagaaaaaattaacacATGAAAAATCCTTTTAAATGCTGCTTTACCAGTGAGGAGTCTCTGAAAATGGGGAGCTCCAAGCCCTTGGGCTAGCCTTGAAAATATGCGAGTTACTAAAAAATAGTTGTGGTTCAAAGGATTCCACAGAGTGCCATACTTAGAGCACACATTTAAGTTTCAGTatgaaaaagcttctgtccaTAGTCCCAGTGTCCACAATAGCTCTGATCAACCAAAAATACTGGgcaaatgttattatttttccatGACATCTCTTTCCCATGTCATTTTcagcaataatgaaaaaaaatggggTAACACTGGTGCAGGGATGTCCGAGATGAAATATCCACTGGAAGTGAATACgtctataaaatatatatctataagCTGTTTTTTTAATCGAGGTGATCTTAAATGGCTAATTACTTGCATTGGGTTCTGATACTAATAGTTACACTAAGATGCAGAGCTagaaaaacttgatttttaaaggaaGTTGGTCCAAATTTTTCATGGAAGAGATTAATGTAGAAGCAACTTAATGCTGTGGTTTTTCCTTCAACTTTAGCAGGATAGGAACAAGACAGTTCTGAGATTGCTTAACTTTTGCTTCCTTCTCTTATATCTTAAATATTTCGAAGATAAGGAAGGTGAATTTGATTTGAGTGATTCTCCTCTCATATTTTTCACATGGCCTAAGAACATTTAGTTGAGGTGATTTGTCTCTTTGTTTTGTTGGAAGACAGGGATAATTTATAACAATTGCAGAAATATTCCCTCTGAAATGAAACGATAGTAATAATACTAGAAACTTTTCCAGGACATTTTCTGAATAACTTCCATATTCACGTAATGCACAAAAACTGAATAAGCAACATTCTGCCAGGAAGCTATAAAGATGAGACCTTTACTGACCCTGGGATCTTATGAAACTAGCACAGCACCACAAAAAAGCAGAAACCCAGTCTGTGTCAGCTTGGATTCTGAGAAGAGCAAACTATGCTATATTCATGCACGGCCTTATCATCAAGCAGATACTTTTCTGTCTTAAACTTGTCACAAACTTTTGTCTCAAAGAAAATTCAGAGGAAACTTGTAGGTGACCATCCGTACAACAGATAtaaagaaacaattaaaatactGTGTTTTACAGGTATTGGTAGGTAAAATGTCACTATCTacaatatttctctttcatttattggcACTGCTGTTGGTGAATCATGGTCATATCAAGAGAAATGTTTAATAAGCACACAGTAAACCACTcataaaaggagataaaagaaataaaaatgataagatAAATGACAGATTTTAAAGTCAAGACAAATATGTTGGCTTTTCCTGTGAAAAAGGTCATTAGGCAATTTATAAAAGATATGTCATCAAAAGTGACATCgtttcaaagattttttaaatagaactttACAGACTGTACTGGGTAGTAAAAGCTGTTTTATTGCTAGCTCTTATTTTCCCACAAGATGTGTTCTGAAGCATATTTATTCTCCTGATGCATTCCTGCTGATGTGAATATTAAGCTCACTATGAAATATGGTTTTGCAAATACAACGAGACAAGTGGATTTTATTAGCACGACgattttagcattttaaattaCACTTCTtacctaaaaaaaatttatttgacatCTTTTAAGGTTGAAACCTTACTGGTTGTATTTGAATGTGATGATACTACTTATACTTTAATCTCAACATACAGTTCAGTCATAACAAAccacacataaataaaaatactttcacccaaaatacagaaacagaaaaatctctgtTCAATTCCAAAGGGAATTTAAAAGATGACTAACACGATTTCAAATTGTTTGCATTTCTCTTCCTGTCTAAGTTCAGTGTCCCACCATATCATTAAAATTGGAAGCTTCCTATGATGGATACTCACCAGTATGTCCAAATCATATTTTACCACTTTATCATTCTCACTTAGGAATGGCTCGCTTTCCCTTTCACTCGGATGCCTTTCCTAACATGAGTCAGAAAATAAACCAACATATTTCCTCTGTAGCAGAGCAAATAAGCGGCTAAAACCTTTCATGTCTTGAGGTTGTTTAACATGACAGATACCCATAAAAGGCTGGGTCTTGCACTATATAATGTTTAGAATTAaattctttcataaaataaacaGTATACACAATATGACATGTGAATAGTCTCCCAAGccattaaaatgaaacatttggaGGTTTTTATCATTAGACTACTCCCTGAAGTATGTGTACATTATTATAAATCAATGTGCGTCCACACCCCTCTTCTGGGGTCTGTTCTTATTCTTTGCCATGCTCTTGGGTCATATGACATATCTTGTGTGTAACTAGTGCCAAAAGCAATTATTGTGATTTTCCAGGAGTCTTTTTAGCAACAAAAGGGCTGTAAAAGGCAATTTTCACACACCACTTCAAAGTTAATCAAAAGAATCATCTACTCTCTTTGCTTGTCCTTCACAGTGTCCCACCAAAGTACAGTGTGTGCACACTCAGTATtcaaatgtttaaacattttgctCACTTGTGTGTGGCATCAATAGATAATACTTTGACAGATGGCCTATGCATGGTTTATCTTCTGTAAAATTAGACATTTGAAATTGAGATTCGAACAGACATTAGGACTAACCCTGTTTCTATTAAGAAGCATGGCCATCTAAGATACGTGGTTAAGTGAAGAcgttaatgataagaaaaatcaGATGTGTTGCTTAGCCAGGGGAATAAAACAGAATCACCTGAGCGCTTTTCTGAAGCCTTCCCCAGGTCCACCCCAAACCTACCAAGTCTCAGAGAGATTGAGATTGTGAGATAAAATGGACGCCCAGTTTAAAAATGCTTCTTGAGAAAATCCTGACACTTACTGATCGCTTCTCTTTGCCTCTCAGAGTGCTAGGCCAGAACAGAGGGTTCAAGTTCTTATCAATTATGTCATTTTGACACAGTCACTTCCTAATCTGCTTCAAATTCTTCCTTTAACAGCTTCAGTATTCTCTAgatcacagaaaacaaaatgagacaataagaaaacattttcctttccaaatgacaaacattattttttattaaaatactggTATTGGTTTTGAACAGCTTTTTGGTGCTGCGCTTTCTCTACATAAAAGGTACACACAGCAAGTGCTTGCCAATGAACATGATTTTAAAGGTTGTAAATAATAACTATTTCACTCATTACTTGGTACCTTCCTTATGAGTCAAGTCGCTTAAACACGGGCACGCAATACATAATAAACATCTACCCAGTAGAAAATTTCACCAAGTGAACTATGCCTTTGTGAAAAAGTATTTCACAAAGTGAAATAggcctatatatatatgtactcatCCTTTTAATGCTTTCACAGATGTAGGCACACATGACCTAGGAAAATTAATAGAATTACATCCCACAAGTCAATCTGGGATGAAAGAAAgttgaaagaaagagggagagagagacaagcGATTGTGTTTAGAATCAGGCTTTTGACAAGCTGGCTAGTCTTTCCAAAATCATTTAATAGCCTTCggtggaagaaaatgaaaaatcagctTGGCATGTTATGTCTTAATTCAAAATTCGATCTGATGGCGTTGTTTTCTCTGACCATCACGCtttacagatctttcacctctgcTTTTCTGTTCTCCATTGAAGTTCAAGTGACAATTGGATTTGGAGGGAGAATGATGACAGAGGAATGCCCTCTGGCCATCACAGTTTTGATTCTCCAGAACATTGTGGGTTTGATTATCAATGCGGTCATGTTGGGCTGCATCTTCATGAAAACAGCGCAGGCTCACCGAAGGGCGGAAACGCTGATTTTCAGCCGCCATGCCGTGATCGCCGTCCGCAACGGCAAGCTGTGCTTCATGTTCCGAGTGGGCGACCTCAGGAAGAGCATGATCATCAGTGCGTCAGTGCGCATCCAAGTGGTCAAGAAAACAACGACCCCTGAAGGGGAGGTGGTGCCTATTCACCAACTGGACATTCCTGTTGACAATCCGATTGAGAGTAATAACATTTTTCTGGTGGCGCCTTTGATCATCTGCCATGTGATTGACAAGCGCAGCCCCTTGTATGATATCTCAGCGACTGACCTGGCCAACCAAGACCTGGAGGTCATAGTGATTCTGGAAGGAGTGGTTGAAACTACTGGCAGTACCACACAGGCGAGAACCTCCTACATCGCTGAGGAGATCCAGTGGGGCCATCGCTTTGTGTCTATTGTAACCGAGGAGGAAGGAGTGTATTCTGTGGATTACTCCAAGTTCGGTAACACTGTGAAAGTAGCTGCTCCCAGGTGCAGTGCCCGGGAGCTGGATGAGAAGCCTTCCATCCTCATTCAGACCCTTCAGAAGAGTGAACTGTCCCATCAAAATTCTCTGAGGAAGCGCAATTCCATGAGAAGAAACAATTCCATGAGGAGGAACAACTCCATCCGAAAGACCAACTCATCCCTCATTGTGCCAAAGGTGCAATTTATGACTCCAGAGGGAAGTCAGAACACATCCGAATCATGACAGTCAGACAACCCCGAGAAGGTATTTATCAAGGGTGGACAGTTTATGCATGACATTGTCAGACTGTACCAAGCGGCAACACAATAATTTGTCCTTCTGTATCTTAATGCACTAAATGATATTCATATTCAAACAATAGCACTTTCTGTGTCAATAAAGTAACACACAAGGTGAAGGAGTCACGGCTTACACTTGTTTCTTACATGCCATACTTGTGACGATAAGCATAAGTTATGTATAGGAAATtgtgtggaattcacatataaaacaagtataaaaatcaaatgaataatcatatctgacttgtttatagtcCATCAATcaatagttcatgatgcgtgatcaaaacagaaacagttactgtgatatgactgcccttgcattgttcaccatgtaagaacttgttcaccatgtaagaacttgtccaccatgtaagaacttgttcattatgcttcagaatattggagactgttgagagttaggcttggggttgattaatgattgtgtcttgagtcccctatacagaattttattgttgttaacaaccatttgatcaataaatatgagaggtgccctctcagcaccactcttgtgctgtCAAGCCTTGAGTCCCCAGGCTTGTCCTTTCAGACCTTCGATATCTCATTGCATCTCCTCCCTTATCcgcgggtcagaggcagggagggaccaaCAAAATTGGATGCTGTCATTTAGCTCAATTTGAAACCCAAAAGTTACATTAACAGTAAAAGGCCTCAAATACAAAAGTTGGCCAAGGAATGACTCTGTTTGAAATGCTTAGTGAGTGAAACCACAGATCTCTGTTTCTATTGTTCACTCTGGAAATACAAACGGAGTGAGGTGGGAGAATCCCAAAATTGTGCCGTTAACACTTTGTGTGTATCAACCTGTGTGTCACCTTCTCCTTTTTTCTGTCATACTGAACTGGGGCAAAAATGGCTTAGCTCCCTTACCTCTAAGAGGACTCACGTGGTTCTTCACAATGACCTCCAGAGATTTCCCGTCATCCTCATGGCAGCCTGTCAGCAGAACTGGGCAAAGATCTTTGGAGGAAAGCTAAAAGCGTTCCTGTCTCAGGACTGGATTCCCGAAAGTGACAGCCACCTCTTTTGGCTTCTCACTTCTTGTAAAGAGCCCTCACTGGGAAATACTGTATTTCCaggatattttattgaaatattttccttatagtTGCTGTAGCTTTGTGGTTTCTCTTTCACAAAATTATCCCCAGTTAAAGCTCAAGAAAAAGACATTCTTGGAGGCATGTGATAGAGATTATACAGTGATAAAAGTCACCTCTGAGATCATGCTCCCTGAGGTTCCCTCTCCCGATCTGCTGTTTCAAGGGaacaacattttttatttctttttgttgatactCCATTCCAAGTTTTATAATGttctcttggctttttttttattagccTGACATATCATGGAAATCTTATAACCTTTTGTTTGAATCTCCTACCTCCCAACTTAAAACTACAGTTCCTTCCCAGAAATACCAGAACTCAGGCCTGGCAGCAATAGCTTTACCTTGCAGAGAATGTTATCTCAATTTTCTATCAATTTTAATTTCATCTTGCTTCTTCAAGGAAAGGGtgagagtaaaagagaaaaactagGTTGATAAAGCATGAGTTTATTCTTGTTTCACACAGCTGAAAGTTGGAAAGCTGAGCTCGTGTACAGACTGTTTCACAGATTTTCGGGTTtgtattttacttcatttatgaGCATTGAAATAAGCCCGTAATCATGAATATATTCAACTCCTATTGTGCGGTaaactgcagaatttccagaacctCCTGCCGGGccttagttcatttgcatatcaataggcgtttaCCCACTGCAGCATTCAGCAGCCTCCGGAGAGAGAACGGCCATTCTCacttcccctctgttcctggtacataattggtctggcatctgccagtcatcAAGGACCCACCAATGGAGTTTCTCCCAGAAGAGGCAGGTGGGAAGTAGAGAGTGCGTTGAGGGGGCAGAGCACGCGTGGGGATGAGACAGATGGGGCTGGGCCTAGCTAGAGAATTCAAGCAAGGTGTGAGCAATAAAAGCAGTTTATaccaacctaccctttcccttcaTTTATTTCGGTTTCACTGGTTTCATAAGAGATTcttccccctggagctacacCTCTCTCAAACAAAAGACTCATGATTCTAACCAGATGAATGGAAATCATTTAGCTAGTGACAGCCACATGAAACAAAATATCACACCAAAATCTAAACATCTGCAAATCCTTTAGTTGCAATGACTTGAGAACCtatttttgcaaaaatatatttaactggCTAAAAGTTTCAAGAACTATTCAGGTTAGTTTTAGAAAATAAGGCTCTccctatatgtgtgtgtatagttttGACTTATGTATtggatttaaatattattttatgttaaatacTTTGATTTTCTACTTGTACTGTGGTCTTCATTCAGCAGCCATAGTATTCTTTTAAATCATATTACATCACATCTCTGCTTAACACCTGCCTACggctttccatttttctaaaaatgagaaccAAAATCCTTCCCAAGGCTCACAAGCCATTGCATAACTGTAAACATTTGTATCATGGTTTTGCTTCTACCTGGAGTATTGTCCCCAGAAAGCTAATGGATCTCTCTTGTCATTATTTAGGTCTTTGCTCAAGTGCCATCTCGTAAGATTAACAGTTGACCGCTGAACAACACAGGTGGGAACTACAAgagtccacttatacatggattttctttaataaatacattGACAATTTTTTGATTTGCAAtagttcaaaaaa
Encoded proteins:
- the KCNJ8 gene encoding ATP-sensitive inward rectifier potassium channel 8; amino-acid sequence: MLARKSIIPEEYVLARIAAENLRKPRIRDRLPKARFIAKSGACNLAHKNIREQGRFLQDTFTTLVDLKWRHTLVIFTMSFLCSWLLFAIMWWLVAFAHGDIYAYMEKSGMEKSGLESTVCVTNVRSFTSAFLFSIEVQVTIGFGGRMMTEECPLAITVLILQNIVGLIINAVMLGCIFMKTAQAHRRAETLIFSRHAVIAVRNGKLCFMFRVGDLRKSMIISASVRIQVVKKTTTPEGEVVPIHQLDIPVDNPIESNNIFLVAPLIICHVIDKRSPLYDISATDLANQDLEVIVILEGVVETTGSTTQARTSYIAEEIQWGHRFVSIVTEEEGVYSVDYSKFGNTVKVAAPRCSARELDEKPSILIQTLQKSELSHQNSLRKRNSMRRNNSMRRNNSIRKTNSSLIVPKVQFMTPEGSQNTSES